A genomic window from Vagococcus sp. CY52-2 includes:
- a CDS encoding nitronate monooxygenase, with product MLINELLGIKYPIIQGAMAKISTSELVSAVSEAGGLGVIASGGMTTEQVREEVRKTQKLTDKPFAVNVMLMMENRDDIIDVVIEEGVKIITSGAGTPKPYMKRLKEAGVIVIPVVPNVDIALKMEKLGADAVIVEGMEAGGHIGEVCTFPLVSAATQALSIPVVAAGGLSNGQSLAAALALGAKGVQMGTVYLATKECPVSDAYKEQILLSNEASTVVTGRKNGAPVRNIRNEMTSHYLELEDKEVSRDELEALTIGSLYKAVKEGDMVNGSVMAGQIIGTISTIKTVQELHDDILEQYRKVSLPKI from the coding sequence ATGTTAATTAATGAGTTATTAGGAATAAAATACCCAATTATTCAAGGAGCAATGGCCAAAATATCGACATCAGAATTAGTTAGTGCCGTATCAGAAGCAGGAGGACTTGGTGTTATTGCTTCTGGTGGTATGACAACGGAACAAGTAAGAGAAGAAGTCCGAAAAACGCAAAAACTAACAGATAAGCCATTTGCGGTTAATGTGATGTTGATGATGGAAAACCGAGATGACATTATTGATGTAGTGATTGAAGAAGGGGTTAAAATTATTACCTCAGGTGCAGGAACACCAAAACCATATATGAAACGTTTAAAAGAAGCAGGCGTTATTGTCATACCTGTTGTTCCAAATGTTGACATTGCCTTAAAGATGGAAAAATTAGGAGCGGATGCTGTGATTGTCGAAGGGATGGAAGCAGGAGGACATATTGGAGAAGTTTGTACATTTCCACTAGTGTCTGCGGCAACACAAGCGTTGAGTATTCCAGTTGTGGCTGCAGGAGGATTATCGAATGGCCAGTCATTAGCTGCAGCGTTAGCATTAGGTGCAAAGGGAGTCCAAATGGGAACAGTTTATCTAGCAACAAAAGAGTGCCCAGTCTCAGATGCGTATAAAGAACAAATCCTTTTATCTAATGAAGCATCAACCGTTGTGACAGGTCGAAAAAATGGGGCCCCTGTAAGAAACATCCGCAACGAGATGACAAGTCACTATTTAGAATTAGAGGATAAGGAAGTATCAAGAGATGAATTAGAAGCTTTAACCATAGGCTCCTTGTATAAAGCTGTTAAAGAAGGGGATATGGTGAATGGTTCGGTGATGGCTGGACAAATTATTGGGACAATTTCGACAATAAAAACAGTTCAAGAATTACATGATGACATTCTAGAGCAGTATAGAAAAGTATCACTGCCTAAAATATAG
- the upp gene encoding uracil phosphoribosyltransferase, whose product MGKFQVIDHPLIQHKLTIIREKNCGTKVFREVVDEIAMLMAYEVSRDMPLEDIEIETPMGTSVQKTLTGKKVAIIPILRAGIGMVDGMLELIPAAKVGHVGLYRDHDTLEPVEYFVKLPADIAERQLFVVDPMLATGGSAIMAIDLLKRRGATNIKFVCLVAAPEGVKALQEAHPDVDIYTAGLDEKLNEEGYIVPGLGDAGDRLFGTK is encoded by the coding sequence ATGGGAAAATTTCAAGTGATAGATCATCCGTTAATCCAACACAAGTTAACAATTATCAGAGAAAAAAATTGTGGAACAAAGGTTTTCAGAGAAGTTGTTGATGAGATTGCTATGTTAATGGCTTATGAGGTATCTCGTGATATGCCATTAGAAGACATTGAAATTGAAACACCAATGGGAACGTCAGTACAAAAAACGTTAACTGGTAAGAAAGTAGCGATTATCCCAATCTTAAGAGCAGGTATTGGAATGGTTGATGGTATGTTAGAATTAATACCAGCAGCTAAAGTTGGACATGTGGGTTTGTATCGTGACCATGATACTTTAGAACCAGTTGAATATTTTGTTAAATTACCAGCAGATATTGCTGAAAGACAATTATTTGTTGTAGACCCAATGTTAGCAACAGGTGGCTCAGCTATTATGGCAATTGATTTATTAAAACGTCGTGGCGCAACAAATATTAAATTTGTTTGTTTAGTAGCTGCTCCTGAAGGTGTCAAAGCTCTTCAAGAAGCTCATCCAGATGTTGATATCTATACTGCCGGTTTAGATGAAAAATTAAATGAAGAAGGTTACATTGTTCCTGGTTTAGGGGATGCTGGTGACCGTTTATTTGGTACAAAATAA
- a CDS encoding FMN-dependent NADH-azoreductase — protein MSHVLVIKAHPLTTDDSRTLKVLDAFLTSYKESHPTDMVEFVDVYDDFIPEIDKDILTGWTNLREGKEITEEQAKKIERFSELTEQFLNSDKIIVANPLWNLNIPTKLKAWIDTIVVAGKTFKYTETGKIPLVPGKKMLHIQASGGIHSGEDTSSKYVKEIFNFVGVEETDSIIIEGLDYQPDKSDDILASIIENTKELAKAF, from the coding sequence ATGTCACATGTATTAGTTATTAAAGCACACCCCTTAACAACAGATGATTCTCGTACCCTTAAAGTATTAGATGCCTTTTTGACATCTTACAAAGAAAGTCACCCAACAGATATGGTTGAATTTGTTGATGTTTATGATGATTTCATACCAGAAATTGATAAAGATATCTTAACTGGTTGGACTAATTTAAGAGAAGGAAAAGAAATTACGGAAGAACAAGCCAAAAAAATTGAACGTTTTTCTGAATTGACAGAACAATTTCTGAATTCAGATAAAATTATCGTAGCTAATCCTTTATGGAATTTAAATATTCCAACTAAATTAAAAGCATGGATTGATACCATCGTTGTTGCAGGCAAGACGTTTAAATACACTGAAACTGGTAAAATCCCCTTGGTTCCAGGGAAAAAGATGTTGCATATTCAAGCAAGTGGGGGCATTCACTCTGGTGAAGATACTTCCTCTAAATATGTCAAAGAAATCTTTAACTTTGTTGGCGTAGAAGAAACAGATTCTATTATCATTGAGGGATTAGACTATCAACCAGACAAATCTGATGACATCTTGGCATCTATTATTGAAAACACAAAAGAATTAGCTAAAGCCTTCTAA
- a CDS encoding DnaD domain-containing protein, whose translation MLSLDYYLNSGTTTVSNLLFKYYKKIGMTDSELVFYLQLLQCSQKGNDFPTMDIMSQYMGITNEIGYQMVQQLMTKGVLSIETSRNEFGKTEDRYDLTLVYEKIENVMNQEAVQTTEKIQEDKKVNLFNKFEQEFGRSLSPIEMETIQQWLNEDKYSVELIELALREAILNQAYSLKYMDRILLNWERKNLHSKQAIQKDQKQRLKEIDEKKLTTTDEKLPEIPMYNWLNPHDK comes from the coding sequence ATGTTATCACTAGATTATTACTTAAATTCAGGGACAACAACTGTTTCAAATTTATTGTTTAAATATTATAAAAAAATTGGTATGACGGACTCTGAATTGGTGTTTTATTTACAATTATTACAATGTAGTCAAAAAGGAAATGATTTTCCAACAATGGATATCATGTCACAATATATGGGCATAACAAATGAAATAGGCTATCAAATGGTTCAACAATTAATGACAAAAGGCGTTTTATCTATTGAAACGAGTCGTAATGAATTTGGCAAAACAGAAGATCGCTATGATTTAACGTTAGTCTATGAAAAGATAGAAAATGTTATGAATCAAGAAGCAGTTCAGACAACAGAAAAAATTCAAGAAGATAAAAAAGTAAATTTATTTAATAAGTTTGAACAAGAATTTGGTAGATCTTTATCACCAATTGAAATGGAGACTATCCAACAGTGGCTAAATGAGGATAAATATTCCGTTGAGTTAATTGAATTAGCTCTTCGTGAAGCCATACTAAATCAAGCTTATAGTTTAAAGTATATGGACCGAATTTTATTAAATTGGGAAAGAAAAAATTTGCATTCTAAACAAGCAATACAAAAGGATCAAAAACAGCGTTTAAAAGAAATAGATGAAAAAAAACTGACAACGACTGATGAGAAACTGCCAGAAATACCGATGTATAATTGGCTAAATCCACATGATAAATAG
- the nth gene encoding endonuclease III: MLSKKRTIEAIDLMKELYPNAKGELNHDTPFQYLIAVILSAQATDVSVNKATPFLFEAYPTAKDLAKAPLEDVMRRIRTIGLYKTKAKNIIKTSQMLVDKFDGEVPRTKKELMSLPGVGRKTANVVAGDIFNVPSIAVDTHVERVSKRLRICKQSATVDEVEETLMKKVPEERWIDTHHTMILFGRYHCTARKPKCEGCLLLDLCAEGQKNMKK; encoded by the coding sequence ATGTTATCTAAAAAAAGAACGATAGAAGCCATTGATTTGATGAAAGAACTCTATCCAAATGCTAAAGGGGAATTAAATCATGATACCCCATTTCAGTACTTGATTGCAGTGATATTAAGTGCTCAAGCAACAGATGTGTCAGTAAATAAAGCGACACCTTTTTTATTTGAGGCATACCCAACAGCAAAAGATTTAGCTAAAGCACCACTAGAAGATGTGATGAGGCGTATTAGAACAATTGGACTTTATAAGACAAAAGCTAAAAATATTATTAAAACATCTCAGATGTTAGTTGATAAATTTGATGGAGAAGTTCCTCGTACAAAGAAGGAATTAATGAGTTTACCCGGAGTAGGGAGAAAGACAGCCAATGTGGTGGCTGGAGATATATTTAATGTTCCTTCTATAGCAGTTGACACGCATGTCGAACGAGTTAGTAAACGGTTAAGAATTTGTAAGCAGTCTGCCACAGTTGATGAAGTGGAAGAAACATTGATGAAAAAAGTACCCGAAGAACGTTGGATAGATACTCATCATACGATGATTCTATTTGGTCGTTACCACTGTACAGCTAGAAAACCAAAATGTGAAGGATGTTTGTTATTAGATTTATGTGCTGAAGGACAAAAAAATATGAAAAAATAA